The proteins below come from a single Sorghum bicolor cultivar BTx623 chromosome 4, Sorghum_bicolor_NCBIv3, whole genome shotgun sequence genomic window:
- the LOC8056432 gene encoding protein PHOSPHATE STARVATION RESPONSE 2 isoform X2, whose amino-acid sequence MNEASLEQIKLMGTACSHTSTMNRLHSGRVPPCLSSAITLVPAFSEVSFPSFPEQRLSFVERELPISSVTSFDTSMAAPDTMSTHLASSFTNESPNGQLCSGSYVTEPCDPDTPLLATHSSLMGNSRPLVMDFPEISEQICSNQEQLLGLFDYPASVDCSKSKNVTTFGQQVQATITVDPNTHLTSQNEWFSSGSPMQLQKNVGSAESVLKTVDARSATPQNYLFCHTQRSVPDPFNCDRLGADSLPSSNTAPKPRLRWTPELHERFVDAVNKLGGSEKATPKAVQKVMKVEGLTIYHKYRTVQHRSDGVSGRSGKADEDSIPQSKGKGNVEGVMAQIGLQKQLHEQLEIQRKLQLQVEEHSKYLETVIAKQKESLKKLGALRGFRDQVRQILKDGEAPEEWTHSAQQR is encoded by the exons ATGAATGAAGCTTCACTTGAACAGATTAAACTGATGGGTACTGCATGCAGCCATACATCAACCATGAATAGGCTTCACAGTGGAAGAGTTCCCCCATGTCTTTCATCAGCTATAACATTAGTACCAGCATTCTCAGAGGTGTCATTTCCTAGTTTTCCAGAGCAGAGATTATCTTTTGTTGAAAGGGAACTGCCTATTAGTTCTGTCACTTCATTTGACACTTCTATGGCTGCACCTGATACCATGTCAACACATTTAGCTTCCAGTTTCACCAACGAATCACCTAATGGGCAGCTTTGTTCTGGATCATATGTTACTGAGCCATGTGATCCTGATACTCCATTGCTAGCAACACATTCATCATTAATGGGTAATTCAAGGCCTTTGGTGATGGACTTTCCAGAAATATCTGAACAGATATGTTCGAACCAAGAACAGCTCCTAGGTTTATTTGATTATCCAGCAAGTGTCGATTGTTCCAAATCGAAAAATGTGACCACGTTTGGCCAACAAGTTCAAGCCACCATTACAGTCGATCCTAACACTCACCTTACATCACAAAATGAGTGGTTCTCATCTGGGAGTCCTATGCAGCTTCAGAAGAATGTAGGTTCTGCTGAATCTGTGCTGAAG ACAGTTGATGCAAGAAGTGCAACACCTCAAAATTACTTATTCTGCCATACTCAGAGGAGTGTACCAGATCCTTTCAACTGTGACAGACTTGGCGCTGACAGCCTCCCTTCTTCAAACACTGCTCCAAAGCCAAGGTTGCGCTGGACACCTGAGCTCCATGAGCGTTTTGTTGATGCTGTTAACAAGCTTGGTGGGAGCGAAA AAGCAACTCCAAAAGCAGTCCAGAAGGTTATGAAGGTCGAAGGATTAACTATATACCAT AAGTACCGTACAGTTCAACATCGTTCTGATG GTGTGTCTGGAAGAAGCGGCAAAGCAGATGAAGATTCCATTCCACAATCGAA AGGCAAAGGGAACGTTGAAGGAGTAATGGCTCAGATTGGCTTGCAGAAACAACTTCATGAACAACTTGAG atccaaagaaagcTGCAGCTGCAAGTTGAGGAACACAGCAAGTACCTTGAAACGGTGATTGCCAAGCAAAAAGAGAGCCTTAAAAAGCTCGGAGCGCTACGAGGCTTTAGAGATCAAGTGCGTCAGATTTTGAAAGACGGCGAAGCACCTGAAGAATGGACACATTCAGCACAACAGAGGTAG
- the LOC8084700 gene encoding cytochrome c1-2, heme protein, mitochondrial, giving the protein MAAAAMGLLRELLRTTGTRRLCGTAVGVAAGFLSAATVASASDGAACPAYPWSPQDGARGGHKVFMQHDCAACHSGLPYAGLADEALVAGGEVEAQAAEIVVVHDHEEAATALAATLHGGACPPDLSVITKMLEVLRHGDLYNNADEIKKPVALPSPVWLQFLQPYMRIPQAA; this is encoded by the exons ATGGCCGCGGCGGCGATGGGCCTCCTGCGTGAGCTCCTGCGAACCACGGGCACCCGCCGGCTCTGCGGCACGGCCGTGGGCGTGGCGGCGGGCTTCCTCAGCGCCGCGACCGTCGCGTCGGCGTCCGACGGCGCCGCCTGCCCGGCCTACCCGTGGTCACCACAGGACGG GGCGCGTGGCGGGCACAAGGTGTTCATGCAGCACGACTGCGCGGCGTGCCACTCCGGCCTGCCGTACGCCGGCCTCGCCGACGAGGCCCTGGTGGCCGGAGGCGAGGTGGAAGCCCAGGCGGCCGAGATCGTCGTCGTCCACGACCACGAGGAGGCGGCGACGGCGCTGGCGGCGACGCTCCATGGCGGGGCCTGCCCGCCGGACCTCTCCGTCATCACCAAA ATGCTGGAAGTGCTGCGCCACGGCGACCTGTACAACAACGCCGACGAGATCAAGAAGCCGGTGGCGCTGCCTTCTCCTGTCTGGCTGCAGTTTCTTCAGCCGTACATGAGGATTCCCCAGGCAGCCTGA
- the LOC8056432 gene encoding protein PHOSPHATE STARVATION RESPONSE 2 isoform X3 — protein sequence MGTACSHTSTMNRLHSGRVPPCLSSAITLVPAFSEVSFPSFPEQRLSFVERELPISSVTSFDTSMAAPDTMSTHLASSFTNESPNGQLCSGSYVTEPCDPDTPLLATHSSLMGNSRPLVMDFPEISEQICSNQEQLLGLFDYPASVDCSKSKNVTTFGQQVQATITVDPNTHLTSQNEWFSSGSPMQLQKNVGSAESVLKTVDARSATPQNYLFCHTQRSVPDPFNCDRLGADSLPSSNTAPKPRLRWTPELHERFVDAVNKLGGSEKATPKAVQKVMKVEGLTIYHVKSHLQKYRTVQHRSDGVSGRSGKADEDSIPQSKGKGNVEGVMAQIGLQKQLHEQLEIQRKLQLQVEEHSKYLETVIAKQKESLKKLGALRGFRDQVRQILKDGEAPEEWTHSAQQR from the exons ATGGGTACTGCATGCAGCCATACATCAACCATGAATAGGCTTCACAGTGGAAGAGTTCCCCCATGTCTTTCATCAGCTATAACATTAGTACCAGCATTCTCAGAGGTGTCATTTCCTAGTTTTCCAGAGCAGAGATTATCTTTTGTTGAAAGGGAACTGCCTATTAGTTCTGTCACTTCATTTGACACTTCTATGGCTGCACCTGATACCATGTCAACACATTTAGCTTCCAGTTTCACCAACGAATCACCTAATGGGCAGCTTTGTTCTGGATCATATGTTACTGAGCCATGTGATCCTGATACTCCATTGCTAGCAACACATTCATCATTAATGGGTAATTCAAGGCCTTTGGTGATGGACTTTCCAGAAATATCTGAACAGATATGTTCGAACCAAGAACAGCTCCTAGGTTTATTTGATTATCCAGCAAGTGTCGATTGTTCCAAATCGAAAAATGTGACCACGTTTGGCCAACAAGTTCAAGCCACCATTACAGTCGATCCTAACACTCACCTTACATCACAAAATGAGTGGTTCTCATCTGGGAGTCCTATGCAGCTTCAGAAGAATGTAGGTTCTGCTGAATCTGTGCTGAAG ACAGTTGATGCAAGAAGTGCAACACCTCAAAATTACTTATTCTGCCATACTCAGAGGAGTGTACCAGATCCTTTCAACTGTGACAGACTTGGCGCTGACAGCCTCCCTTCTTCAAACACTGCTCCAAAGCCAAGGTTGCGCTGGACACCTGAGCTCCATGAGCGTTTTGTTGATGCTGTTAACAAGCTTGGTGGGAGCGAAA AAGCAACTCCAAAAGCAGTCCAGAAGGTTATGAAGGTCGAAGGATTAACTATATACCATGTAAAAAGCCATCTGCAG AAGTACCGTACAGTTCAACATCGTTCTGATG GTGTGTCTGGAAGAAGCGGCAAAGCAGATGAAGATTCCATTCCACAATCGAA AGGCAAAGGGAACGTTGAAGGAGTAATGGCTCAGATTGGCTTGCAGAAACAACTTCATGAACAACTTGAG atccaaagaaagcTGCAGCTGCAAGTTGAGGAACACAGCAAGTACCTTGAAACGGTGATTGCCAAGCAAAAAGAGAGCCTTAAAAAGCTCGGAGCGCTACGAGGCTTTAGAGATCAAGTGCGTCAGATTTTGAAAGACGGCGAAGCACCTGAAGAATGGACACATTCAGCACAACAGAGGTAG
- the LOC8056432 gene encoding protein PHOSPHATE STARVATION RESPONSE 2 isoform X1: MNEASLEQIKLMGTACSHTSTMNRLHSGRVPPCLSSAITLVPAFSEVSFPSFPEQRLSFVERELPISSVTSFDTSMAAPDTMSTHLASSFTNESPNGQLCSGSYVTEPCDPDTPLLATHSSLMGNSRPLVMDFPEISEQICSNQEQLLGLFDYPASVDCSKSKNVTTFGQQVQATITVDPNTHLTSQNEWFSSGSPMQLQKNVGSAESVLKTVDARSATPQNYLFCHTQRSVPDPFNCDRLGADSLPSSNTAPKPRLRWTPELHERFVDAVNKLGGSEKATPKAVQKVMKVEGLTIYHVKSHLQKYRTVQHRSDGVSGRSGKADEDSIPQSKGKGNVEGVMAQIGLQKQLHEQLEIQRKLQLQVEEHSKYLETVIAKQKESLKKLGALRGFRDQVRQILKDGEAPEEWTHSAQQR; encoded by the exons ATGAATGAAGCTTCACTTGAACAGATTAAACTGATGGGTACTGCATGCAGCCATACATCAACCATGAATAGGCTTCACAGTGGAAGAGTTCCCCCATGTCTTTCATCAGCTATAACATTAGTACCAGCATTCTCAGAGGTGTCATTTCCTAGTTTTCCAGAGCAGAGATTATCTTTTGTTGAAAGGGAACTGCCTATTAGTTCTGTCACTTCATTTGACACTTCTATGGCTGCACCTGATACCATGTCAACACATTTAGCTTCCAGTTTCACCAACGAATCACCTAATGGGCAGCTTTGTTCTGGATCATATGTTACTGAGCCATGTGATCCTGATACTCCATTGCTAGCAACACATTCATCATTAATGGGTAATTCAAGGCCTTTGGTGATGGACTTTCCAGAAATATCTGAACAGATATGTTCGAACCAAGAACAGCTCCTAGGTTTATTTGATTATCCAGCAAGTGTCGATTGTTCCAAATCGAAAAATGTGACCACGTTTGGCCAACAAGTTCAAGCCACCATTACAGTCGATCCTAACACTCACCTTACATCACAAAATGAGTGGTTCTCATCTGGGAGTCCTATGCAGCTTCAGAAGAATGTAGGTTCTGCTGAATCTGTGCTGAAG ACAGTTGATGCAAGAAGTGCAACACCTCAAAATTACTTATTCTGCCATACTCAGAGGAGTGTACCAGATCCTTTCAACTGTGACAGACTTGGCGCTGACAGCCTCCCTTCTTCAAACACTGCTCCAAAGCCAAGGTTGCGCTGGACACCTGAGCTCCATGAGCGTTTTGTTGATGCTGTTAACAAGCTTGGTGGGAGCGAAA AAGCAACTCCAAAAGCAGTCCAGAAGGTTATGAAGGTCGAAGGATTAACTATATACCATGTAAAAAGCCATCTGCAG AAGTACCGTACAGTTCAACATCGTTCTGATG GTGTGTCTGGAAGAAGCGGCAAAGCAGATGAAGATTCCATTCCACAATCGAA AGGCAAAGGGAACGTTGAAGGAGTAATGGCTCAGATTGGCTTGCAGAAACAACTTCATGAACAACTTGAG atccaaagaaagcTGCAGCTGCAAGTTGAGGAACACAGCAAGTACCTTGAAACGGTGATTGCCAAGCAAAAAGAGAGCCTTAAAAAGCTCGGAGCGCTACGAGGCTTTAGAGATCAAGTGCGTCAGATTTTGAAAGACGGCGAAGCACCTGAAGAATGGACACATTCAGCACAACAGAGGTAG